One window of Rasiella rasia genomic DNA carries:
- a CDS encoding type I restriction enzyme HsdR N-terminal domain-containing protein → MQSLQFKRYSFRFKSNENKRLIFDEIRKKFMVLTPEEWVRQHVIHHLISEKKYPKLHINVEKQLLLNGTKKRYDIVVFNTDGSIHLIVECKAPNVCITQDTFDQIARYNLVTKATYLMVTNGLQHYYCQMDYQNERYIFLQDLPMYNA, encoded by the coding sequence ATGCAATCGCTTCAATTTAAAAGGTATTCGTTTCGTTTCAAAAGTAACGAAAACAAACGTCTGATTTTTGACGAAATCAGAAAAAAATTTATGGTGCTTACACCAGAAGAATGGGTGCGCCAACATGTGATACATCATCTAATTTCAGAAAAAAAATATCCGAAATTACATATCAATGTAGAAAAGCAGTTGTTGTTAAATGGTACTAAGAAAAGATACGACATTGTTGTTTTTAATACCGATGGTAGCATTCATCTTATTGTAGAATGTAAAGCGCCAAATGTATGTATTACGCAAGATACGTTCGATCAAATTGCCCGGTATAATCTAGTTACAAAAGCTACTTATTTAATGGTTACAAACGGACTCCAGCATTACTATTGTCAAATGGATTACCAAAATGAACGGTATATTTTTCTGCAAGATTTACCAATGTACAACGCATAA
- a CDS encoding choice-of-anchor I family protein has translation MKKITLIAVLCVLNTAFSQTTNTQLNSSNRGAFTLEISEIFSGQEGDDLTADWFEIKNTGSTAWVSGISDDLYYDDESADGSTADLIQGITDIQPGEFVIVLVTDDTGGEITQFINVWSEVVNLSGIEIGFSDGAGLGAGGDAVNIWVGDPTATSPVNTASYPDTGLNDGESYDVDLGMFSTVGNASNAVETLALGGTNGDVPNVASPGNVPAMSNLKVTEIFSGQEGTDLTSDWFEITNQGATAWISGVDEDLYYDDDSADGSTADLIEGITEIQPGASVIVLITDNTNNEVDQFTTVWSPVVDLTNVEVGYTDGSGLGGGGDAVTLWMGDPLITSPIDTASYPDTAVNDGQSYDSSLAEFSVVGNANNAVETLALGGDLGDVPNIGSPGNILPVPNSEVEFELSVVSVSEDQTSAVLAISISSAPVAAVSVDLALVPGGTAIQGTDFIFATNPTITFPAGSAASQEIAISLIDDSEDNSDVFFMLQLQNAMDVDVVGNDVVSIYILDDDTVVPVANSAELDMNYLASYTVDSDGTAEIVTYDAASQRLYVTNGNKIEVLDFTDPSNIVPLATATLPPGTSGIQSVAVKNGILAGAVSAEPDTENGFVVISDVDGNNPLLLEVGALPDMVTFSPDGNFVLTANEGQPNADYSIDPEGSISIIDVSGGLGAITQANVTTLNFNAFDSQLASLQAAGVRIFGPGASVSQDLEPEYIAVSADSQTAYVTLQENNAYAIVDIANLEITQIIPFGLKDHSLAKNSLDTSDETDFIFDAAWPVKGVYMPDAVSFYSVNGIDYIVTANEGDAREYNGFEEERKLGDADYILDPTVFPNAAVLALDTNLGDIGITNASGDIDNDGDYDEIHVFGGRSFSIFEAATGTLVYDSGNDFEVITANDDTYGAIFNASNSNNTFKNRSDNKGPEPEGVLVQEINGEQYAFILLERVGGIMVYNVSDPAAPVFLQYLNSRDAVAGGTEMGDLGPEGLVYVPYTDSPTQTGLIVVANEVSGTLSMYSLDNDLLGVDGFALEETTNFSMYPNPSSGTIFLSKVGNYKVHDVLGRLVKTTQDTKVLQLQNLNTGIYLVSNDEGVTKRLIIK, from the coding sequence ATGAAAAAAATTACCCTTATCGCTGTGTTATGTGTTCTTAATACAGCTTTTTCTCAAACAACAAATACGCAATTAAACTCTTCTAATCGGGGTGCTTTTACACTCGAAATTTCTGAAATATTCTCAGGACAAGAAGGAGACGATTTAACAGCAGATTGGTTCGAAATAAAAAACACAGGCTCTACAGCTTGGGTTTCTGGAATTAGTGACGACTTATATTATGACGATGAGTCTGCAGACGGTTCTACAGCAGACCTTATTCAAGGGATCACAGATATTCAACCTGGCGAATTTGTAATCGTTCTTGTAACCGATGATACAGGAGGCGAAATAACTCAATTTATTAATGTATGGAGTGAAGTAGTCAATTTAAGCGGAATTGAAATTGGATTTTCAGATGGTGCTGGTCTTGGCGCTGGGGGTGATGCTGTAAATATTTGGGTTGGCGATCCTACTGCTACAAGCCCTGTTAACACAGCTAGTTATCCAGATACCGGCTTAAATGACGGCGAAAGCTATGACGTAGATCTAGGAATGTTTAGTACGGTAGGTAATGCAAGCAATGCAGTTGAAACCCTTGCGTTGGGTGGAACAAACGGAGATGTTCCTAATGTGGCCTCTCCAGGAAATGTTCCAGCTATGTCTAACCTTAAAGTAACAGAAATTTTCTCTGGACAGGAGGGTACAGACCTCACATCAGATTGGTTCGAAATTACCAATCAAGGAGCAACGGCATGGATTTCTGGAGTAGATGAAGACCTTTATTATGACGATGATTCTGCAGATGGAAGTACTGCAGATTTAATTGAAGGAATAACAGAGATCCAACCAGGAGCATCTGTAATTGTCTTAATCACCGATAATACAAATAACGAAGTAGACCAATTTACTACCGTTTGGAGCCCTGTTGTAGACCTTACAAATGTGGAAGTAGGATACACCGATGGTTCCGGACTAGGAGGTGGAGGTGATGCTGTTACTTTATGGATGGGTGACCCGCTGATAACTAGTCCGATAGACACTGCTTCTTACCCAGATACCGCTGTGAACGATGGTCAGAGTTACGACTCAAGTTTAGCCGAATTTAGTGTAGTAGGTAATGCTAATAATGCAGTTGAAACTTTAGCGCTTGGAGGTGATTTAGGCGATGTGCCAAATATTGGTTCTCCGGGTAATATACTTCCAGTGCCAAATTCAGAAGTTGAATTTGAATTGTCGGTTGTTTCAGTTTCTGAAGACCAGACCAGCGCTGTTTTAGCAATTTCAATATCAAGTGCTCCCGTAGCAGCTGTTTCTGTAGATTTGGCACTGGTACCTGGAGGAACAGCTATTCAAGGCACCGACTTTATCTTTGCTACCAATCCTACAATAACTTTTCCTGCCGGAAGCGCAGCTTCTCAAGAAATTGCTATCAGCTTAATTGACGACAGTGAAGATAATAGTGATGTCTTTTTTATGTTGCAACTACAAAACGCAATGGATGTTGATGTCGTAGGAAATGATGTGGTTTCAATTTATATCTTAGATGATGACACTGTAGTACCTGTAGCAAATAGCGCAGAACTAGATATGAATTATCTCGCTAGCTACACTGTAGATTCTGATGGTACTGCTGAAATTGTAACCTACGATGCCGCGTCTCAACGCTTGTACGTTACCAATGGTAACAAAATAGAAGTCTTAGATTTTACAGACCCTTCTAACATAGTGCCTTTAGCTACTGCTACATTACCCCCTGGAACTTCAGGCATTCAAAGCGTAGCTGTTAAAAATGGTATTCTTGCAGGTGCTGTTTCTGCAGAGCCCGATACAGAGAATGGATTTGTTGTTATTAGCGATGTTGATGGTAATAACCCTCTTTTATTAGAAGTTGGTGCCCTGCCCGATATGGTTACGTTTTCTCCAGATGGTAACTTTGTGCTAACCGCAAATGAAGGTCAGCCAAATGCAGACTATTCTATAGACCCAGAAGGTTCTATCTCCATAATTGATGTGAGTGGCGGATTAGGAGCTATAACTCAGGCTAATGTTACTACATTAAACTTTAACGCATTCGATTCTCAACTAGCATCCCTTCAGGCGGCTGGGGTTCGTATTTTTGGCCCTGGTGCTTCTGTTTCACAAGACTTAGAACCAGAATATATTGCAGTTTCGGCAGATTCGCAAACAGCCTACGTAACGTTGCAAGAGAATAATGCATATGCTATTGTAGACATAGCCAACCTTGAGATTACGCAAATAATTCCGTTCGGATTAAAAGACCATAGTCTTGCAAAGAACTCTTTAGATACTAGTGATGAAACCGACTTTATTTTTGATGCTGCATGGCCTGTGAAAGGGGTATATATGCCAGATGCAGTTAGTTTTTATAGCGTAAATGGAATAGACTACATTGTTACCGCTAATGAAGGAGATGCGAGAGAATATAATGGGTTTGAAGAAGAAAGAAAATTAGGAGATGCAGATTATATTTTAGATCCAACCGTATTTCCTAATGCAGCGGTGTTAGCATTAGATACCAATCTTGGAGATATAGGAATAACAAATGCTTCTGGTGATATCGATAATGACGGGGACTATGATGAAATTCATGTGTTTGGCGGTCGTTCTTTTTCAATCTTTGAAGCAGCCACGGGTACCTTGGTATACGACAGCGGAAATGATTTTGAAGTCATTACTGCCAATGATGATACCTACGGGGCTATTTTTAACGCAAGTAACAGTAATAATACCTTTAAAAACAGAAGTGATAATAAAGGTCCAGAACCAGAAGGGGTTTTAGTTCAAGAAATAAATGGAGAACAATACGCCTTTATTTTACTAGAACGCGTAGGTGGAATAATGGTATATAACGTATCAGATCCAGCGGCACCAGTATTTTTACAGTACTTAAACAGCCGTGATGCTGTGGCTGGAGGAACTGAAATGGGAGATTTAGGTCCAGAAGGTTTGGTTTATGTGCCCTATACAGACAGTCCAACGCAAACAGGTCTTATAGTTGTTGCTAATGAAGTAAGTGGAACTTTAAGTATGTACTCACTAGATAACGATTTGCTTGGTGTTGATGGATTTGCATTAGAAGAAACCACTAACTTTAGTATGTATCCAAATCCTTCGAGCGGAACAATATTCTTAAGTAAAGTAGGGAATTACAAGGTACATGATGTACTTGGTAGATTGGTTAAAACAACGCAAGATACAAAGGTACTGCAATTACAAAATTTAAATACCGGTATCTATCTGGTTTCTAACGACGAAGGAGTCACAAAAAGACTTATCATAAAATAA
- a CDS encoding DoxX family protein, with product MKRNYDIGLLILRIGMAGLMLTHGIPKLMSFIGGDMSVVGDPFGIGGLLTSILVIIGEVIAPILIIIGIKTRLSAVVSGITMAVAAFVIHGSDPLAKKEMALLYLIGFIAIALMGAGSVSVDKK from the coding sequence ATGAAACGAAACTATGATATTGGATTGCTAATCTTACGAATTGGTATGGCTGGATTAATGCTAACGCACGGTATTCCAAAATTAATGTCCTTTATTGGAGGTGATATGTCTGTAGTTGGAGACCCCTTTGGAATTGGAGGCCTTTTAACTTCAATTCTTGTTATAATAGGAGAAGTGATTGCCCCAATACTTATAATCATAGGAATTAAAACTCGTCTTTCAGCAGTAGTTAGTGGTATCACCATGGCAGTTGCTGCTTTTGTTATTCATGGGTCAGATCCGCTGGCAAAGAAAGAAATGGCATTGCTATACCTCATTGGTTTTATTGCCATCGCATTAATGGGTGCGGGAAGTGTTTCAGTAGATAAAAAATAA
- the holA gene encoding DNA polymerase III subunit delta, with the protein MHRYSSRTVLYFMPLDKAKAIITDIKQGRIAPIYFLMGEEPYYIDGIAKFIEESVLSEEEKGFNQMVLYGRDVSVDDIVSNAKRYPMMAERQVVIVKEAQDLSRTIENLVPYAENPQPTTVLVLCYKYKKLDARKKLSKVLKKNAVLFESRKLYENQVPDWIRRVLAGKGYTITPKAAQMLTEFLGNDLSKVNNELEKLQLIIRPEQQITPQLIEENIGISKDFNNFELQNAIGNKNIKKAFTIVQYFAQNQKNHPLVMTVALLYSFFSKLLKYHALSNKSEAPKVLGVSPYFIKDYQTAARNYSMKEVSAIVASIRDIDLKSKGVGAANMTQADLLKELLTAIFK; encoded by the coding sequence ATGCATAGGTATTCTAGTAGAACAGTATTATATTTTATGCCGCTAGACAAAGCCAAAGCAATTATTACAGACATCAAACAAGGTCGTATCGCACCTATCTATTTTTTGATGGGTGAAGAACCGTATTATATAGATGGTATTGCCAAATTTATTGAAGAATCGGTACTTTCCGAAGAAGAGAAAGGATTTAACCAAATGGTTCTATACGGTAGAGATGTGAGTGTAGATGACATAGTGAGTAATGCAAAGCGTTACCCAATGATGGCAGAACGACAGGTGGTCATTGTAAAGGAAGCACAAGATTTGTCGCGTACCATCGAAAATTTAGTCCCATATGCTGAAAATCCTCAGCCTACTACGGTACTCGTGCTGTGTTACAAATACAAGAAACTAGATGCCCGTAAAAAGCTGTCTAAAGTATTAAAGAAAAATGCTGTTTTGTTTGAAAGTAGAAAGCTCTACGAAAACCAAGTGCCAGATTGGATACGTCGTGTTTTAGCGGGAAAAGGATATACCATTACTCCAAAGGCTGCGCAGATGCTCACTGAATTTTTGGGTAATGATTTAAGTAAGGTGAATAATGAGTTAGAAAAGCTTCAACTTATCATTAGACCAGAACAACAAATAACACCGCAGCTTATAGAAGAAAATATTGGGATTAGTAAAGATTTCAACAATTTTGAATTGCAAAATGCGATTGGTAACAAGAATATAAAAAAGGCATTTACTATTGTGCAATATTTTGCTCAGAATCAAAAAAACCATCCGTTGGTAATGACTGTGGCTTTGTTGTACAGTTTCTTTTCAAAATTACTAAAGTATCACGCCTTGTCCAACAAATCTGAAGCACCCAAAGTTTTGGGGGTGAGTCCTTATTTTATAAAAGATTACCAGACAGCTGCGCGTAATTATTCTATGAAAGAGGTTAGTGCTATAGTAGCAAGTATTCGCGACATAGATTTAAAAAGTAAAGGAGTAGGGGCAGCGAACATGACACAGGCAGATTTATTAAAAGAGCTGCTTACAGCTATTTTTAAGTAG
- a CDS encoding DUF2911 domain-containing protein, whose amino-acid sequence MKKLLLFVFAVATTVAVQAQLKTPAPSPSQKIEQTVGLTNVTLEYSRPSMKGRTIFGGLVPYNKVWRTGANANTKITFSEDVMMGGKSVKAGTYAIYTKPAMQSWDVMLYADSNNWGTPAKWDESKVVASVKGEVYPLPMDIETFTMSIDDLTNNSANLGLMWEKTYVGVPITFNTDKMVSASIDQVMAGPSANDYYQSAVYYLESGQDINKAKTWIDKAIELREKPAFWFHRQQSLIYAKSGDKKGAINAAKKSLTLAQEAGNDDYVALNTKSLKEWGGM is encoded by the coding sequence ATGAAAAAATTACTCCTTTTTGTTTTTGCTGTTGCAACAACTGTTGCAGTGCAAGCACAACTTAAAACTCCGGCTCCTAGTCCTTCACAAAAGATAGAGCAGACCGTAGGACTAACAAACGTGACTTTAGAATATTCTCGTCCATCTATGAAAGGAAGAACCATTTTTGGTGGTTTAGTACCTTATAATAAAGTATGGCGTACAGGTGCAAATGCTAATACAAAAATAACATTTAGTGAAGATGTAATGATGGGTGGAAAATCTGTAAAAGCAGGTACGTATGCCATCTATACCAAGCCAGCTATGCAAAGTTGGGATGTTATGCTTTATGCAGACAGCAATAACTGGGGAACGCCAGCTAAATGGGATGAGTCTAAAGTTGTAGCTAGCGTAAAAGGAGAAGTGTATCCGTTACCTATGGATATTGAAACGTTTACTATGTCTATTGATGATCTTACAAATAATTCTGCTAATTTGGGGTTAATGTGGGAAAAGACATATGTTGGTGTGCCAATTACATTTAATACAGACAAAATGGTTTCTGCAAGCATCGATCAAGTGATGGCTGGACCATCTGCAAATGACTATTATCAGTCTGCTGTTTATTACTTAGAGTCTGGACAAGATATTAATAAAGCTAAGACATGGATAGATAAAGCAATTGAATTACGTGAGAAGCCTGCATTTTGGTTTCACAGACAACAATCACTTATCTATGCAAAGTCGGGTGATAAAAAAGGCGCGATAAATGCAGCAAAAAAGTCATTAACGCTGGCTCAAGAGGCAGGAAATGATGATTATGTTGCGTTAAATACAAAAAGCTTGAAAGAGTGGGGCGGAATGTAA
- a CDS encoding aquaporin, translated as MTKRIIAEAIGTFALVFCGTGAIVINEFTGGTVTHPGIAITFGLIVMGMIYAFGDISGAHINPAVSIAFAYAKKFPWKEVPLYVLAQLIGAIAASLLLLFLFPENELLGTTLPKIGVFKVFVFEILLSFFLMVVIINVSTGAKEIGVIAGIAIGGVVLLEALFAGPITGASMNPARSLAPALVSGNLQHLWLYLIAPIIGCIIAVVSCRLVKDEQCCDDQC; from the coding sequence ATGACAAAACGTATTATTGCCGAAGCTATAGGTACTTTTGCTTTGGTCTTTTGTGGAACAGGCGCTATCGTAATCAATGAATTTACAGGAGGTACTGTAACGCATCCAGGAATTGCTATAACCTTTGGTCTCATTGTTATGGGTATGATTTACGCCTTTGGTGACATTAGTGGTGCACATATAAACCCTGCTGTTTCCATAGCCTTTGCCTATGCCAAGAAATTTCCGTGGAAAGAAGTACCCTTATACGTTCTAGCACAACTTATTGGTGCAATTGCCGCTAGCCTGTTGCTACTGTTTTTATTTCCTGAAAATGAATTATTAGGCACTACCCTACCCAAGATTGGCGTTTTTAAGGTATTTGTATTTGAAATTTTACTTTCCTTCTTTCTTATGGTGGTTATTATTAATGTTTCCACAGGAGCCAAAGAAATTGGTGTCATTGCAGGTATTGCTATTGGTGGCGTTGTTTTATTAGAAGCGTTGTTTGCAGGTCCCATTACAGGGGCATCAATGAATCCGGCGAGATCTCTTGCACCAGCATTAGTTTCTGGCAACCTTCAACATCTATGGCTCTATCTTATTGCACCAATAATTGGATGCATAATCGCTGTTGTTAGTTGTAGATTAGTAAAAGATGAGCAATGTTGTGACGATCAATGCTAA
- a CDS encoding DUF6090 family protein — translation MPIFTKSLKLTSLSNKRLGRYILYAIGEIVLVVAGILIALSINNANEANKNNQNFKLILKSVAKDLAEDTLAVAVVIENYEFRERTLKPIINGTATEAEIENCVFCGTAISSYAPVYINDKGYLQLKNFYENNEDVHTLSTEIVQFYNYYIPTLHDLSEEVKTTTINNVKRWRDNYPWFSNIVNNKSDERYIKYLKSEEFRNTATYFNMVACLNYKEYLEQYKREAKEILEAIASFEE, via the coding sequence ATGCCCATATTCACCAAATCCTTAAAATTAACGTCTCTTAGCAATAAGCGTTTAGGAAGATATATTTTATACGCGATTGGTGAAATAGTTTTGGTAGTTGCCGGTATTCTTATTGCGTTGTCTATTAATAATGCCAACGAAGCAAATAAAAATAATCAGAATTTTAAGCTGATTCTGAAAAGTGTTGCAAAAGATCTCGCTGAAGATACGCTAGCTGTTGCAGTAGTGATTGAAAATTATGAGTTTAGAGAGCGCACTTTAAAACCTATTATAAACGGTACAGCAACTGAAGCTGAAATAGAAAATTGCGTTTTTTGCGGAACAGCCATTTCTAGCTACGCACCTGTATACATTAACGACAAGGGATATCTTCAGTTAAAAAACTTTTACGAAAATAATGAAGATGTACATACGCTGTCTACAGAAATAGTTCAATTTTACAACTATTATATACCCACTTTACATGATTTAAGTGAAGAGGTTAAAACTACCACCATAAATAATGTGAAACGTTGGCGAGACAACTATCCTTGGTTTTCTAACATTGTTAATAATAAATCTGATGAGCGTTATATTAAGTATCTAAAGTCGGAAGAATTTAGAAATACCGCAACATACTTTAATATGGTAGCTTGTTTAAATTATAAAGAATACCTTGAACAATATAAGCGAGAGGCAAAAGAAATCTTAGAAGCCATCGCCAGTTTTGAAGAATAA